A window from Pseudooceanicola algae encodes these proteins:
- a CDS encoding SDR family oxidoreductase translates to MDLGLTDKVVVVTGASSGIGLATAGLALDEGAKVALCARGPERLGDVAEKLSALYGADRVLAQPVDVLDEAAVTDFAAAVSARFGAVHALINNAGQGRVSTFADTTDDAWRQELELKYFSQIRPIRAFQPALKASGQGAIVATNSLLAYQPEPHMVCTSSARAGVQSLLKSLSVELAPAIRVNSILVGLVDSNQWQRRFEAREDQSQSRDDWFADLAHKKNIPLGRLGQPDEAARALLFLASPAASFITGAQVEISGGISRYI, encoded by the coding sequence ATGGATCTGGGACTGACAGACAAGGTCGTCGTGGTGACCGGGGCGTCTTCGGGCATCGGGCTGGCCACGGCCGGCCTGGCGTTGGACGAAGGCGCCAAGGTCGCGCTTTGCGCCCGCGGGCCGGAACGCCTTGGCGATGTGGCCGAAAAGCTGTCGGCGCTGTATGGCGCCGACCGCGTGCTGGCGCAGCCAGTGGATGTGCTGGACGAGGCGGCGGTGACCGATTTCGCCGCTGCCGTCAGCGCCCGCTTCGGTGCGGTGCATGCGCTGATCAACAATGCCGGGCAGGGCCGCGTCTCGACCTTTGCCGATACCACGGATGATGCCTGGCGGCAGGAGCTGGAGCTGAAGTACTTCAGCCAGATCCGCCCGATCCGCGCCTTCCAGCCCGCGCTGAAGGCCAGTGGGCAGGGCGCCATCGTGGCGACCAATTCGCTGCTGGCCTACCAGCCGGAACCGCATATGGTCTGCACCTCTTCGGCGCGGGCCGGGGTGCAATCTCTGCTGAAAAGCCTTTCGGTCGAACTGGCCCCGGCCATCCGCGTCAATTCCATCCTCGTCGGCCTTGTCGACAGCAACCAGTGGCAGCGCCGTTTCGAGGCGCGCGAAGATCAGTCCCAGTCACGCGACGACTGGTTCGCCGATCTGGCCCACAAGAAGAACATCCCCCTCGGTCGATTGGGCCAGCCTGACGAGGCGGCGCGTGCGCTGCTTTTCCTGGCCTCCCCGGCTGCATCCTTCATCACAGGAGCTCAAGTTGAAATCTCTGGCGGCATTTCCCGATACATCTGA
- a CDS encoding VOC family protein → MSDMIRAGHLRSVVMRAPGMTKTVDFYVKAWGLTVAHEGDGITYLRGTGTEPFIYALKDGTDFGIEYIHMGMPDRASMDALHAQVVAKGAHVLGAPGEFDDWPGGYGFEMLDPDFRRLRFTCDLEMNEKMDKYAHPQKITHCVINTGDMDGVEAWYQDVLGFRVSDYSADQMVFLRAAADVEEGADHHCIALVRAPYASVNHVAFETGGINEYMRSIGRMRQNGTVPTWGPGRHGPGDNCFAYFVSPSGFVIEFTSEVQKIDEMTHEAQVWPRDNPEKMDQWMTAGPPTPAQRACMMGRPDPGFPPSNEG, encoded by the coding sequence ACGGTCGACTTCTACGTCAAGGCCTGGGGCCTGACGGTCGCCCACGAAGGCGACGGCATCACCTACCTGCGCGGCACGGGAACCGAGCCTTTCATCTATGCCCTCAAGGACGGCACGGATTTCGGCATCGAATACATCCACATGGGCATGCCAGACCGCGCCTCGATGGATGCGCTGCACGCGCAGGTCGTCGCAAAGGGCGCCCATGTGCTGGGCGCGCCGGGAGAGTTCGACGACTGGCCCGGCGGCTACGGGTTCGAGATGCTGGACCCCGATTTCCGCCGGTTGCGCTTTACCTGCGATCTCGAGATGAACGAGAAGATGGACAAATACGCCCATCCCCAGAAGATCACCCATTGCGTCATCAATACCGGCGACATGGACGGGGTCGAAGCCTGGTATCAGGACGTGCTGGGCTTCCGCGTCTCGGATTACTCCGCCGACCAGATGGTCTTTTTGCGCGCTGCGGCCGACGTCGAGGAAGGCGCCGATCACCATTGCATCGCCCTGGTCCGCGCGCCCTATGCCAGCGTCAACCACGTCGCTTTCGAAACCGGCGGGATCAATGAATACATGCGTTCGATCGGACGGATGCGGCAGAACGGCACCGTGCCGACGTGGGGACCGGGCCGTCATGGACCGGGCGACAACTGCTTTGCCTATTTCGTCTCGCCCTCGGGGTTCGTGATCGAATTCACCTCCGAGGTCCAGAAGATCGACGAGATGACCCACGAAGCCCAGGTCTGGCCGCGCGACAACCCCGAGAAGATGGACCAGTGGATGACCGCCGGCCCGCCGACCCCGGCGCAGCGCGCCTGCATGATGGGCCGCCCCGACCCGGGCTTTCCGCCAAGCAACGAGGGCTGA